The following DNA comes from Nitrospirota bacterium.
GCCTGACGGGGTGATGAGACGGTCGGACTCGACTCGGCCGTCGCGCAGGCTGACGATGCGCTCCATATAGGACGCCAGCATCGGATCGTGAGTGACGAAGACCAGGGTGGTGCCGTGGTCTCGGTGCAACCCTAACAGGAGATCGATCACCTGTTGGCCCGTCGTCGAATCGAGGTTGCCGGTAGGTTCGTCGGCGAGCAGGATGGGCGGCCGGCAGGCGAACGCTCGCGCCACCGCCACCCGCTGCTGCTCGCCGCCGGACAGTTGCACCGGATAATGAGACTGGCGCTCTCCGAGTCCGACAGCCTCCAGCAATTCCGCGGCCCGCTTCTTCGCCTGGGCGTCCCCGTTCAGCTCGAGGGGCACCGAAACATTCTCCAGCGCCGTCAGTGTCGGAATCAGATGGAACGACTGGAAGATGTATCCGATCTTTTCGCGCCGGAAGCGGGCCATCGCGCGCTCCGGCATCGTGGTGATCTCCCGGCCGTCGAGGCGGATGGAGCCCGCGGTCGGCCGGTCCAACCCGGCGATGAGCCCCAGCAAGGTGGATTTCCCGCTCCCGGACGGTCCGACGATTGCGACCCGTTGCTTTTCCGGAATATCGAGGGTGATGTCATCGAGAATGGTCACCGAGCGGCCCCCGGCGGAGAGTCGCATCGTGAGGTGACTGATCGAGATCATTCCTGGTGTTTCCTCTCCCGATGACGTGGCGTTGGCTTCGGCGCGAACCTTATTATACTGTATGCCGATGCGCCGCTCTGCACGCTTCAGTATCTTCCGGCGACGCGCGGTTGCTGCACTGTGTCCGCTGCTCGCGGGTTTGGTTCTGCTCGGCTGCGACCAGAGACCGGAGCCGCCCTCCGTTTCCCCTCCCGCTCCGCCCGGCAACTCACGCGACGGATTCAGCGAGCGGCTTGGAACAGATGGCGCTGCTCAGTCAGAACGCGCCAGCCATCCAAGCGCGGATGACCGACCTCGTATCGTCGCGTTCGGGGACAGTCTCACCGCCGGCCTCGGTGTGGCGCCCGAGGACTCCTATCCTGCGCACCTGCAACGACGGCTCGACACGGCCGGCTACCGCTATCGCGTCATCAACGCGGGGATCAGCGGAGAGACGACCGCAGGCGGGCTCCGCCGCGTCCCCTGGATTCTGCAGAGCAGGCCCAGTCTCGTAATCCTGGAACTGGGCGGCAATGACGGGCTGCGCGGGTTGAACGTGGAAGAGACACGATCGAACCTGGAGCAGATCATCGAGCGCCTGCTGGCGGAAAAGGTCCCCGTTGTGCTGGCCGGTATGAAGCTGCCGCCGAATTACGGGGCGGACTATACATCGCGCTTCGAAGCGATCTATCCCGAGCTGGCTAAAACCTATGGGCTGACCTTGATCCCGTTCTTTTTGGAAGGAGTCGCGGCGAAGGCGACTCTCAACCAGGCCGACGGCATTCACCCGACGGGAGAGGGCTATCGTCTCATCGCCGAGAACATCTTCCGAACGATTGCACCCTTGCTCGCGGAACCCCCGTAAGTCTGGTCTCATGACAAAAAGGCCCTCACGCCGGCCGGCGCGAGGGCCCTTTCGCTCGATCACCCGCTCGCTAAACCGCTATCAGGATTTCTTGAAGAACGTGTCGTACACGCCGTATCCCAATATGAGAGCGATGAGTGTGTAATACATATAGGAGATGCCGCTGTAATCCGGCGCCCCGCCCTTCGGCTCATTGGCGAGGGCCACGGATACGTTGCCGGCGATGACCGCACCGACAGTCACGATTCTAGCGATCAGATTGCTCATAACGATGACCTCCTCGTGTGGTTCGGGATTTCCGGACAAAACGGCGCCGATTGTACTCAACTTCCTGGAGGAGACGCAAGGGTAAGATGCAGAAAAGGCAGAAGTAAGAATTTTCTCAGAGTTCCAACGGCTTGGGACAAATCAACCGGCAGACGGATTCCCCAGGGCCTTGAGCGCCGCTGCCAACTCTTGAAAGGACCCCGCCAAGGCTTCCAATCGCGAACCCTTTTCCATGAGTTCGCCGGCGAGGGTTTTCATCTGGCCGTCGAAGTGCCCTATCTCTCTGGAGATGTCCAACATCCGGGCGAGCATGGCCTTGTAGGAGGCCAATTCCTGCTGGAGTTCCTTGCAAGCGGCCTGCGCGGACTTGGCCTCGTCCAGTGACACCTGGAGTTGCTGGGTAAGACGGCCGACATAGGCCTCCCGATCCCGCATGTCGGCTTCCAATGCCAATTGCACCTCTTCGCTCTCCCGGCGACGGTCCTCCAAGTTCCTGATGGCTTGAATCCAGGAAGCGACCTCCCCGGTTTTCAGCGCCGGCGTTTCAGGAAGCGGCTGGCCTTTTTCCAGAGCCCTCACCGCCGGCTGCAGCCATTCCATAAAGATCATGATCTCGCTGAGCTTGACATCGGCCGCCGAGTTGGGTGAAGACGTTTCAGGCTGAGGGGCCTGCGGTCTCGGCTCCCGCGGTCTTTTGGCGGCTGCGCGGGGTTGCGACCAGCGGTGATATTCCAGCAACACGGCGACGCAATGCCGGCACATGGGCTCTTCAACCAAGGTGCAGGTGCACTTGGCCAACAGATGCCCGTCCTTCAGCTTGATCGTTTGCTCATAGAGGCCCGAATTGCCGATGACAGCGGAAGCAATCTGCGATTCGTCGGCTTCGACGATCCGGACGCGATTCTCGGACAGGTATTGATGTCCGATCTGGAAGGCGGAAATCTCGACGACTGATTGGATCATGGGCGGGTCAAGCAGGCTCAGTCGGTCGGCGGTACAGGGAATGCGGTTGCGCATGACGGAAGTCCTTTTTGCTGACCGACGCAGCGATTCTGCAGATTGTGGCTTCCCCGTCCGCTGCACAAAGGAGCAAGGAATCGCGCATATGATGACCGAGAGCCCTCCCCAAATGCCACTAGCCAATGGAGGGGTCCCCCCATCGAAATTGGCAGGCTCCCCGTCTCAGCGGGCCTCACCCGTTTCCTGCCTCCGTGTGGCCGGCTTCTCGCGGGGCCTTCTTGTTCGTAGGCTTTTCCACAGGTACCAGCAGGCAATGGTTTCATACGGATGCCAAGCTTGACCGATCTTCCGGAGTCGGGTCGGAACGGGCAGGTTTCTCAGTTCGTAGCTCCGTTGCACCGCTTTGCGGATGCCCAAGTCATCCACCGGCAGGACATCCGAGCGATTGAGCGAAAACATCAGAAACATCTCGGCCGTCCATCGTCCGATCCCGTGGATCGAGACGAGCGAGGCGATGATCTCCTCGTTGGACTGTCGCACGAACCGCCTCGGCGTGATCCGTCCATCCTGGAATCCGGCGGCCAGGTCTTTGAGGTACCGGGCCTTTTGCCTGGAGACTCCGGCGGTCTTCAGTACCGACGCCGGAGTCTTCGCAACGGATCGAGGTGTCGGCCGTCCAGCCGGGTACAGAGCCAGAAAGCGATCGAAGATGGTTTCGGCGGCCTGGGCGGAGAGTTGCTGGGAAATGATCGAGTCGCAGAGGGTCACGAAGTAGTCGCGGCGCGGCGCTAACCTGCACGGGCCGACATGCGAGATGAGCTCGCGCATGATCGGATCGACGCGCCGGAGATGACGGTAGGCCGCGGCGTATCCGTTCCGCGAACGGAGGGTTGAGCGTCGGCCTCGTGCGGGTTGGTTGTCTCCGAGCAGCGCCATGTCGTTCGCGAGCAGCCGGACGCGCCGGCGGCGCTTCTCACCGCCCCCCGCTTCCACCCTTATCGGTTACCGACAGACGGGAATGCGTTCCATCGCAAAACGGCGGGGTCTTGGTGTGTTTGCAGCCGCAAAAGGCTACCTGTTTTCTCTCCGCAACGGTCACCTCCATCGGCGAGAACTCGGTCCCCGTATGGGATCCGTCGCAAAACGGTTGGGTCTTCGATCGGCCGCAGCGACACCAATACACCGTGCCGGGACCCACGTCCACGACATAGGGCCCCCGCTGGGCAATCACAAGAGGATCCGGCATGACGTCCTCCTTCAAACTCGCTCCCGCCTCGCTCCGCGCGCGTTCATCGGCACCGACGAGGCGGACCTTGTGACCCCGTGGGAGTCAACCAGAGATAGTCGGCAATGCCGTCTTTGAGCAGCTCACGAATCTCATCCTGGCGGTCGGCTTGGAAGGAGCTCAGGTACACGGTCAGTTGCCGAACTCCATCGGAGAAACGCCGTGCGACTCGTTTCGGCACCGGCAACCGATACTGGATATGGCCGCCGCCGGTGTAGCTGAGGATCGGACCCATTTGAGACCCCGGACCGATTTGAAACGTCCGCAGGGCTTCGACGATGGTTTTGGCCATGGCTTCATCGCGGAACATCGACGCTTCATACATGCCTTGATAGTCCGCGTCTGACCCGCCTCCATGACAAAGCCGGAGCTGCCGCACAATCGTCTCCCGATACACCGGATCATCGACGATCTCTTCCTGCGCCATCCCCCACCGTGCCATTTCCAAGTCGGCTCGGGCCTCCGCTAATCCGCGCTTCGCCACCTGCCGGACCAGCGAGCGCGGGGGGTTCAGCGCGCGCACGGGCAGCCGATGTTCCCGGGCGAATGCGATCAAAGGCTCGTAATCCTCGTAGGCTCCGCCCCAATTTTCGCGCCAACGGGCCTCCTCCAGAAATTGCGACTTGGCCATGTCCGACTCGGCGAGATACCGATCCAATCCGGTCTGGCCATCCCAGCCGAACATCTCGATGGCCAGGACGGGCTTTCGCCCCTTGGCGATCAGCGCATTCAAGACCCGGAGCGCGGCGTCAACATGAAACCGGTTGCGATGTTCCTCACCGAGATAAATGACGTCCCAAGAACCCAGGGAATCGAGCCATTCCTCCAGGGGCACCGCGAGCCCGGTCCTGGCTTCCAACAGTTGCCACTCCCGAAATGATCCGGATTCGACAACCGGAGATGGTGGACGAAGCGGCAGTTCCGAACCCCAGATCAAAGGGAGGGGCTCGGCGACCGTCATGCAGAACATCGCACCGAGCCCCAACCATTGGACGAGAAGAGGTGGTCTACTGAAGAAGGTCCGGACAGTCATCACGGTCTTACCTAGCATATGAAGGGAACGGCGGCAAGGCGCGACCTTGACTGGAACGAAGCGCGGCCGCTATTCTCCGGGCGGCGTCAACAATCGGACAGGTCACCGCTCCCCCGCCGTTATGGGTCTCGATCCCCAGTCTCTCGCCGACTTTCGAATCCGACTCAAACGTGTCCGGGAAACCGATGAAGAGCGATGGCGGGCTTCCCGTCGCCTTGTCGAGCCCGCGCATGTGCGCCATACCTTGAATCGGTTGTGCGTTGCGCTTCGGGAGGCCTCCCTTGCGGAGGATATGAAGACAGCCCTCCTGTCGGCCATTCGTTCAGGAAACGCCGAGAGGTTACAAGACCTGTCCGGAGAAAGGTTGAAAGACCTGACCGGGCTTCCCCCGACCAAAGCGATCCGGGCCCTCTGTATCCTCTTGAACCAGGCCGATGAACCGCGATCGGCCCTGCCCGTCTCAAACCTGACGGCCTCTCAAGTCGAACGCCTGGTTCGTGCCCATCGCAACCCGTTCGATCTGTTGCTCGAAGCCGACGTGGCCTCGCTCCTCGACCTGGGAGCCGGCGATCTGTCCTTCGCGGCGGAGCTGGTCGATCACTATCTCCCGCACCTCGCAAAAAAAAGGCAGCCGCTCGTTCTCCACTGCCTAGACCGCCTCCGGCCCGGCTCCAGACTGGGAGGCCCGCTGCATGCCCGCCAAGATCGGCTCGAACGGCTCACGCGTCTGGAGCTCCTGGAGTTCAGCTTTTTCGGCGGTCAGGATATGTTCGCCCTCGACCCTTTGGTGCAGAATGGGGAAATTGCCTCCCGCTACACCGTGGTGACGTGTTGGGCTCCGGCGACGCCCACCTTCGCCTATGAACCGACGAGGCTGTCGCGCGCGATGATCGAGGCCGACCTGCGACGGACCAAAGGGGCGTTCCGGACGGTCGAGGTCGACGGAGAAGCCGCGCTGGAAGTCCAACATGAGGGGCGGACGCTGCTGTTCCCTCCATGGAAATTCGACATACGCGGACCGCTGGCCTTACTGGACCTCGTTGCTCGCCGCGGGCTGCTTGCGGTGCTCGGCGCGGTCGATACGCAGGTCTTCTGGGAACTTCTGTCCCAGCTCGTTGCCGATCCGGCCGTTCGGCCGTCCGATCAAATCTTGACGCCATCCCTGCTGGCGGACCTCTTCGGCCCCGTCTATCGCCGTTTGGAGGAGTTGCCGATCGGCGGCTCGCTGGTGCTGAATGACCTGATGACCCTCAGGCCTGACATACCGCGCGTCCTTGGTGGGCTCCGCGAACATGGCTCCTCGTTTCGATTCCGGTACGTCGAAGTCAGGCGAGGCGCTGTCTTTGCGGGGATCCCGGCCAGCAGCACGGCGAGGCTCTTTCAGAGCATGAGTCAGGAGGCCCCTCCGTGGTTCATGATTCTCGTCCCTGATTCTACCGAAGACCATCGCCAGGCACTCACGAAGCGCGACGAACCGACTGCCGAGGAGAGCCGCGAGGAGCGCACACAATCTAGGGAAAATTGACGCTCTCCAGACCCTCTGCTAGACTTCGCCAGTGTCCCGCCGATCCTTGAGCTTGGCTCATTTTCACCGATAGATCCCGACCGTGGACGCTGCAAAGGCTATCCGTTCCATCCAAGACAACGTCGAGCGCGTGATCAAGGGCAAACCCCGCGTGATCGAAATGGCGGTGGTCTGTCTCTTGGCGAGAGGGCACCTGCTCATCGAAGATGTCCCGGGAGTGGGGAAGACCACTCTCGCGCACAGCTTGGCCCGCTCAATCGACTGCTCATTCAAACGAATCCAGTTCACCAGCGACTTGTTGCCTTCGGATATTTTGGGCATCTCGATGTTTAATCGGCAGAAACAGGCCTTCGAGTTCATGCCCGGGCCCATCTTCGCCAATATCGTCCTGGCGGACGAGATCAACCGCACGACGCCCAAGACGCAAAGCAGCCTTCTGGAAGCGATGAGCGAGGCGCAAGTCTCGGTGGACAGCCAGACATATCCGCTCCATCAGCCGTTCATGGTGATCGCCACTCAAAACCCCGCTGAATACCACGGCACATTTCCCCTCCCGGAATCTCAGCTCGATCGGTTTCTCATGCGGATTCGGATCGGCTACCCGGCCCCGGAGGAAGAGAAAAAGGTTCTGGACCGTCCCCAATCGCTGCATCCTGCCGAAGACTTGCAGCCGGTGATGACCGGGGAAGAAGTCCTGGATCTCCAACACCGTGTGGAAAAGGTCCGGCTTGATGAGAGCTTGATGGACTATCTCCTTGCGATCGTCCTGGCGACGCGCCGCAGCGAACAATTGGCTCTTGGCGTCAGCACCAGAGGCGCGCTCGCCCTCTGCAAGGCCGCCAAGGCCCTGGCGTTGGTCCGCAACCGAGACTTCTGCCTGCCCGACGACATCAAGGAGATGGCCCCGATCGTGCTGTCGCATCGGGTCATGCTGAAACACGGACAAGGGATCAGGGGCAAGGGCGTCGACCAGGCCGAGCAAGTGATTCTCGATATCCTGGAGACGGTTCCCGTCCCTCTGTAAGAGCCGATTTCCGCCCGCGAATCGGCCGAGTGCGGACAAACCTTTCGGTCGCTTCCTCTGTTTCGTCTCGACTCGCCATGACAGCCGCGCGCCTGCAGACACTGAGAGCGTTCTTGCGCCGATTCTCTCCCAATCGCTCGGTCCGGCTGACGGGCGAGGGAACCCGCTTCGTTCTTTTCACCTTGGCGGTCGGTGTTGCCGCCGTCAATACCGGCAACAACCTCTTCTATTTGCTGCTTGCGATGATGCTCAGCCTGATCGTGATCTCGGGCCTGCTGTCGGAGCAGTGCCTGAGGCGGCTCGAGTTCCGGCGGCGAGTGCCCGATTACCTCATCGCCGGCCAACCGGCCGCCGCCGCGCTGTCGGTGCTGAACCGCAAGCCCTGGCTGCCCAGTTTTTCTCTCCGCATCGCGGATATGGTGGGCGGCATGGCCGTCGAACGGGGCATTCATGTCCCGCATCTGGGACCGCGATCTTCCATCCTTCTCTCTTATCCGCTGCTGATCACGCGCAGAGGACTCCATCGGCTCGAGGGAGTCAGGGTGATGACGCCGTTCCCCTTCGGGCTCTTTCTAAAAAGCGCCTTCGTTCCGCTCGAAACGACCGTCATCGTGTGTCCGGAAATCAAACCGGTCCCCGATGGACTGATTCGTGAGTTGATCGCGGAGGGTCATGAACTGGCGATCCCACGCCGCGGGCAAGGGGTCGATCTGTACAATCTCCGACTCTACCGGCCGGGCGATGATTCACGCGCGATCCACTGGATGACCACGGCTCGCACGTCCAAGCTGATCGTTCGCGAGACGGAAGCGGAGGACCAACGCCGCGTTACGCTTGCGCTGTCGACCGTTGCGCCGCAGGAACACCAAGAGAGCTTCGAGCAGGCCGTCATCTTAACGGCTTCTCTTGCCGTGTTTTTTCACGATCGCGGATTCGCGCTGCGGGCGCTCGTCGGAGACCGAGAGATTCCTCCGGCTTCAGGGGAACGTCAGCTTTACTCAATCCTGCACGCGCTGGCCTTGTGCGGGATGGCGGAGCCCGCGGCGGCCGAGCCGGTCCGGGAGACGTTCAGACGGGCGCTCGCCTCCGGCGACCTTGCCGACAGTTCGATCGCGATCTTGCCCTGGCCGGACCTGGAGATCATTCACGCGTGTCGACACGTGACTCGTCGGGTTGATATGACCGAGTATCAGGACGCGGTGTATGAAGATCGATCAGGCATTCCGGCTTAGCTCGATCCTGCTTGCGGCTGCGGCGTTTTGCGGCTTGGCCATGGCGACGGGACTGTCCGTCTGGATCCTCGCTCTTGGAGGCACCGCGTTGGTTGCCCGGCTGTTCCAAATCGGCTGGCGCCGGGCGGAAGGGCGCGGGTCGTTCATCAACCTTTCTTCCGCTACATGGAATGTGCTTCTGGTGCTGGCCTTCGCGGGCTTTTGGGTCGATCTGCTGTGGATCTCGCAGGATCTCCTGCCGGCCGGGGTCCACTTTCTGATCGCGCTCCTCGTCAACAAGTTGTTCAATCTTCATCAACGCCGCGACTT
Coding sequences within:
- a CDS encoding DNA-3-methyladenine glycosylase 2 family protein, coding for MEAGGGEKRRRRVRLLANDMALLGDNQPARGRRSTLRSRNGYAAAYRHLRRVDPIMRELISHVGPCRLAPRRDYFVTLCDSIISQQLSAQAAETIFDRFLALYPAGRPTPRSVAKTPASVLKTAGVSRQKARYLKDLAAGFQDGRITPRRFVRQSNEEIIASLVSIHGIGRWTAEMFLMFSLNRSDVLPVDDLGIRKAVQRSYELRNLPVPTRLRKIGQAWHPYETIACWYLWKSLRTRRPREKPATRRQETGEAR
- a CDS encoding ABC transporter ATP-binding protein, which codes for MISISHLTMRLSAGGRSVTILDDITLDIPEKQRVAIVGPSGSGKSTLLGLIAGLDRPTAGSIRLDGREITTMPERAMARFRREKIGYIFQSFHLIPTLTALENVSVPLELNGDAQAKKRAAELLEAVGLGERQSHYPVQLSGGEQQRVAVARAFACRPPILLADEPTGNLDSTTGQQVIDLLLGLHRDHGTTLVFVTHDPMLASYMERIVSLRDGRVESDRLITPSGGTAEGES
- a CDS encoding ChaN family lipoprotein, which translates into the protein MEARTGLAVPLEEWLDSLGSWDVIYLGEEHRNRFHVDAALRVLNALIAKGRKPVLAIEMFGWDGQTGLDRYLAESDMAKSQFLEEARWRENWGGAYEDYEPLIAFAREHRLPVRALNPPRSLVRQVAKRGLAEARADLEMARWGMAQEEIVDDPVYRETIVRQLRLCHGGGSDADYQGMYEASMFRDEAMAKTIVEALRTFQIGPGSQMGPILSYTGGGHIQYRLPVPKRVARRFSDGVRQLTVYLSSFQADRQDEIRELLKDGIADYLWLTPTGSQGPPRRCR
- a CDS encoding arylesterase yields the protein MRRSARFSIFRRRAVAALCPLLAGLVLLGCDQRPEPPSVSPPAPPGNSRDGFSERLGTDGAAQSERASHPSADDRPRIVAFGDSLTAGLGVAPEDSYPAHLQRRLDTAGYRYRVINAGISGETTAGGLRRVPWILQSRPSLVILELGGNDGLRGLNVEETRSNLEQIIERLLAEKVPVVLAGMKLPPNYGADYTSRFEAIYPELAKTYGLTLIPFFLEGVAAKATLNQADGIHPTGEGYRLIAENIFRTIAPLLAEPP
- a CDS encoding CDGSH iron-sulfur domain-containing protein, whose product is MPDPLVIAQRGPYVVDVGPGTVYWCRCGRSKTQPFCDGSHTGTEFSPMEVTVAERKQVAFCGCKHTKTPPFCDGTHSRLSVTDKGGSGGR
- a CDS encoding MoxR family ATPase, which produces MDAAKAIRSIQDNVERVIKGKPRVIEMAVVCLLARGHLLIEDVPGVGKTTLAHSLARSIDCSFKRIQFTSDLLPSDILGISMFNRQKQAFEFMPGPIFANIVLADEINRTTPKTQSSLLEAMSEAQVSVDSQTYPLHQPFMVIATQNPAEYHGTFPLPESQLDRFLMRIRIGYPAPEEEKKVLDRPQSLHPAEDLQPVMTGEEVLDLQHRVEKVRLDESLMDYLLAIVLATRRSEQLALGVSTRGALALCKAAKALALVRNRDFCLPDDIKEMAPIVLSHRVMLKHGQGIRGKGVDQAEQVILDILETVPVPL
- a CDS encoding DUF58 domain-containing protein — protein: MRRFSPNRSVRLTGEGTRFVLFTLAVGVAAVNTGNNLFYLLLAMMLSLIVISGLLSEQCLRRLEFRRRVPDYLIAGQPAAAALSVLNRKPWLPSFSLRIADMVGGMAVERGIHVPHLGPRSSILLSYPLLITRRGLHRLEGVRVMTPFPFGLFLKSAFVPLETTVIVCPEIKPVPDGLIRELIAEGHELAIPRRGQGVDLYNLRLYRPGDDSRAIHWMTTARTSKLIVRETEAEDQRRVTLALSTVAPQEHQESFEQAVILTASLAVFFHDRGFALRALVGDREIPPASGERQLYSILHALALCGMAEPAAAEPVRETFRRALASGDLADSSIAILPWPDLEIIHACRHVTRRVDMTEYQDAVYEDRSGIPA